One stretch of Glycine soja cultivar W05 chromosome 7, ASM419377v2, whole genome shotgun sequence DNA includes these proteins:
- the LOC114417940 gene encoding transmembrane 9 superfamily member 7, giving the protein MKKKMMASTAISVVFAALFLFSSVHSFYLPGVAPRDFQIGDPLSVKVNKLSSTKTQLPYDYYFLKYCKPKKILNNAENLGEVLRGDRIENSVYTFHMRKEQSCTVVCHEILDAESAKSFKEKIDDEYRVNMILDNLPVAVHRQRRDGSQSTTYEHGFRVGFKGNYQGSKEEKYFINNHLSFRVMYHKDPETGSARIVGFEVTPNSINHEYKEWNDKNPQVTTCNKDTKNLMQGSTVPQEVDTNKDIVFTYDVSFKESDIKWASRWDTYLLMNDDQIHWFSIINSLMIVLFLSGMVAMIMMRTLYRDIANYNQLETQDEAQEETGWKLVHGDIFRPPVNSNLLCVYVGTGVQIFAMTLVTMIFALLGFLSPSNRGGLMTAMVLLWVFMGLFAGYSSARLYKMFKGTEWKRNTLKTAFMFPGILFAVFFVLNALIWGEQSSGAVPFGTMFALVCLWFGISVPLVFVGSYLGFKKPAIEDPVKTNKIPRQVPEQAWYMKPVFSILIGGILPFGAVFIELFFILTSIWLNQFYYIFGFLFIVFVILLITCAEITIVLCYFQLCSEDYNWWWRSYLTAGSSALYLFLYSIFYFFTKLEISKLVSGILYFGYMIIVSYAFFVLTGTIGFYACFWFVRKIYSSVKID; this is encoded by the exons atgaagaagaagatgatggcaAGCACCGCCATCTCCGTCGTCTTCGCCGCGCTCTTCCTCTTCTCCTCCGTCCACTCCTTCTACCTCCCCGGCGTCGCTCCTCGCGATTTTCAAATT GGTGACCCCCTCTCTGTCAAAGTGAACAAGCTATCATCCACCAAGACTCAACTTCCATATGACTACTACTTCTTGAAGTATTGCAAACCCAAAAAGATATTGAACAACGCCGAAAATTTGGGAGAGGTTCTTAGAGGTGATCGCATTGAGAATTCAGTATATACA TTTCATATGAGGAAGGAACAGTCTTGTACTGTTGTTTGTCATGAAATTTTGGATGCTGAATCTGCAAagagttttaaagaaaaaattgatgatGAATATCGAGTGAACAT GATTTTGGATAACCTTCCAGTTGCTGTTCATAGACAAAGGAGGGATGGAAGTCAATCAACAACATATGAACATGGTTTTCGTGTTGGGTTCAAAGGAAACTATCAAGGG AGCAAGGAggagaaatattttattaataaccaCTTGAGTTTCAGAGTCATGTATCACAAGGATCCTGAAACTGGTTCTGCTCGTATTGTTGGATTTGAGGTCACCCCAAACAG TATAAATCACGAATACAAGGAGTGGAATGACAAGAATCCACAGGTAACAACATGCAATAAAGATACCAAGAATTTGATGCAAGGTAGTACTGTCCCACAAGAAGTAGATACAAACAAGGATATCGTATTCACATATGATGTTTCCTTCAAG GAAAGTGATATCAAATGGGCGTCACGGTGGGACACATATCTTTTAATGAATGATGATCAGATCCACTGGTTCTCCATCATTAACtctttgatgattgttcttttcCTGTCTGGAATGGTGGCAATGATCATGATGAGAACTCTTTACAGAGACATTGCCAATTATAATCAGCTAGAAACCCAAGATGAGGCCCAAGAAGAAACAGGGTGGAAACTTGTTCATGGAGATATTTTCAGGCCACCAGTCAATTCAAATTTGCTTTGTGTTTATGTCGGTACTGGTGTTCAGATCTTTGCAATGACACTTGTGACAATGATATTTGCTTTGCTAGGGTTTTTGTCTCCATCTAATCGTGGAGGTCTCATGACTGCTATGGTTCTGTTGTGGGTTTTTATGGGCTTATTTGCTGGCTACTCCTCAGCACGTTTGTACAAGATGTTCAAGGGCACAGAATGGAAAAGGAACACCTTGAAAACTGCATTTATGTTCCCAGGCATTCTTTTTGCTGTCTTCTTTGTGCTGAATGCTTTAATCTGGGGGGAGCAGTCCTCCGGGGCAGTCCCTTTTGGAACAATGTTTGCTCTAGTCTGCTTATGGTTTGGTATATCAGTACCCTTGGTCTTTGTTGGCAGTTACTTGGGTTTTAAAAAGCCAGCAATTGAAGACCCAGTGAAGACTAATAAAATTCCTAGGCAGGTACCTGAGCAGGCGTGGTATATGAAACCTGTCTTCTCAATTCTTATTGGAGGCATTCTTCCATTTGGGGCAGTGTTCATCGAGCTCTTCTTTATCCTGACATCAATATGGCTGAACCAGTTCTATTACATCTTTGGCTTCCTTTTCATAGTGTTTGTGATCCTATTAATCACCTGTGCCGAGATTACCATTGTGCTTTGCTACTTCCAATTGTGCAGTGAGGATTACAATTGGTGGTGGAGATCTTATCTCACTGCTGGGTCCTCTGCGTTGTACCTCTTCCTCTACTCAATTTTCTACTTCTTTACCAAGTTGGAGATTTCAAAGCTGGTATCGGGCATCCTTTACTTCGGGTACATGATAATTGTTTCATATGCCTTCTTTGTGTTGACGGGAACTATTGGCTTCTATGCTTGCTTCTGGTTTGTTCGCAAGATCTACTCGTCGGTGAAGATTGACTGA
- the LOC114417939 gene encoding protein ROOT HAIR DEFECTIVE 3 homolog 1-like, translated as MANSETCCSTQLIDGDGTFNVSGVENFMKEVKLAECGLSYAVVSIMGPQSSGKSTLLNHLFGTNFREMDAFKGRSQTTKGIWMARCAGIEPCTLVMDLEGTDGRERGEDDTAFEKQSALFALAVSDIVLINMWCHDIGREQAANKPLLKTVFQVMMRLFSPRKTTLLFVIRDKTRTPLENLEPVLREDIQKIWDSVPKPQAHKETPLSEFFNVEVVALSSYEEKEEQFKDQVASLRQRFHHSIAPGGLAGDRRGVVPASGFSFSSEHIWKVIKENKDLDLPAHKVMVATVRCEEIANEKYVSFVANEDWCQLEEAVQSGPIPGFGKKLSSLLDICFSEYDAEATYFDEGVRSSKQKQLQEKLFQLVQPAFQSALGHIRSGTLDKFKEAFDKTLKGGEGFSVAANNCIGSCMVQFDEACTDVVIEQTNWDTSKVREKLLRDIDAHVATVRATKISELTSSYEEKLKQALSGPVEALLDGANSDTWPSIRNLFRRETESAVSGFSAALTGFDMDEETRQKIILSLEDYARGLVEGKAREEAGRVLIRMKDRFTMLFSHDSDSMPRVWTGKEDIRAITKTARSSSLKLLSVMAAIRLDDDDTDNIEKVLAVALVDSSPNSNATRSMTMVDPLASSSWEQVSSSKTLITPVQCKSLWRQFKTETEYSVSQAISAQEANKRNNNWLPPPWAIVALVILGFNEFMTLLRNPLYLGVIFVGFLLIKALWVQLDVSGEFRNGALPGIISLSSKFIPTIMNLMKKLAEEGQNPAANNPQRTPSKSSYNEGHAVSSSASSNLTRLDNGTEYASPLKDE; from the exons ATGG CAAATAGTGAGACTTGTTGTTCAACTCAGCTTATTGATGGAGATGGTACATTCAATGTTTCTGGGGTTGAAAATTTCATGAAGGAGGTGAAGTTGGCTGAATGTGGGCTTTCATATGCCGTAGTTTCTATAATGGGTCCTCAAAGTAGTG GCAAGAGCACACTGTTAAATCATTTGTTTGGTACCAACTTCAGAGAGATGGATGCTTTTAAGGGAAG GTCTCAAACAACCAAAGGAATCTGGATGGCTAGATGTGCTGGCATAGAGCCTTGTACACTTGTGATGGATTTGGAGGGTACAGATGGAAGAGAACGCggagag GATGACACTGCTTTTGAAAAGCAGAGTGCTCTATTTGCTCTTGCTGTCTCAGATATAGTGCTAATAAACAT GTGGTGCCATGACATTGGCCGTGAGCAAGCTGCAAATAAGCCACTTTTGAAAACTGTCTTTCAG GTCATGATGAGATTGTTTAGTCCACGAAAAACAACATTGTTGTTTGTCATACGCGATAAAACAAGG ACACCACTTGAAAATTTAGAACCTGTTTTGCGAGAAGATATTCAGAAG ATATGGGACTCTGTTCCTAAACCACAGGCCCACAAGGAAACCCCattaagtgaatttttcaat GTTGAAGTTGTTGCTCTTTCTAGTTATGAAGAAAAGGAAGAGCAATTTAAAGATCAG GTTGCTAGCTTGCGGCAACGGTTCCATCATTCTATCGCTCCTGGTGGGCTTGCAGGGGATCGGCGTGGAGTAGTTCCTGCTTCTGGCTTTTCTTTTAGTTCTGAGCATATATGGAAAGTCATTAAGGAGAACAAAGATCTCGATCTTCCTGCACATAAG GTTATGGTTGCTACTGTACGATGTGAAGAAATAGCCAACGAGAAATATGTTTCTTTTGTTGCAAATGAG GATTGGTGTCAATTGGAAGAGGCTGTGCAATCTGGCCCTATTCCTGGATTTGGGAAAAAGCTCAGTTCACTTCTTGATATTTGTTTTTCAGA GTATGATGCTGAAGCCACCTATTTTGACGAAGGTGTGAGATCTTCCAAACAAAAGCAACTACAAGAAAAATTGTTCCAA CTTGTCCAACCAGCATTCCAATCTGCGCTGGGACATATAAGATCTGGAACTTTGGATAAATTCAAGGAGGCATTTGACAAGACTTTGAAAGGAGGGGAAGGATTTTCTGTGGCTGCTAATAATTGCATTGGGTCTTGTATGGTTCAATTTGATGAAGCATGCAcag ATGTTGTTATTGAACAAACAAACTGGGATACATCTAAAGTACGAGAGAAACTGCTGCGTGATATTGATGCACATGTTGCAACTGTACGTGCAACCAAGATTTCTGAACTTACTTCATCATATGAG GAAAAACTTAAACAAGCTTTGTCTGGACCTGTTGAAGCTCTTTTGGACGGAGCTAATAGTGATACTTGGCCATCAATAAGGAATCTTTTTAGGCGTGAGACTGAATCAGCTGTTTCAGGGTTCTCTGCTGCACTTACTGGGTTTGATATGGATGAAGAAACAAGGCAGAAAATAATTTTGAGTTTAGAGGATTATGCAAGGGGTCTGGTAGAAGGAAAGGCTCGGGAAGAAGCTGGAAGAGTTCTAATCCGCATGAAAGACAG GTTTACGATGTTGTTTAGCCATGATTCTGATTCAATGCCTCGTGTTTGGACGGGTAAAGAAGATATACGAGCCATCACCAAGACTGCTCGCTCTTCT TCTTTGAAGTTGCTATCTGTTATGGCTGCAATTCGTTTGGATGATGATGACACTGACAATATTGAGAAGGTGTTAGCAGTTGCATTGGTGGATTCATCACCAAATAGTAATGCTACAAGGAGCATGACAATGGTTGATCCACTAGCTTCTAGCAGCTGGGAACAG GTTTCATCCTCTAAAACATTGATTACACCTGTCCAGTGCAAGTCTTTGTGGAGGCAATTCAAGACAGAGACAGAGTACAGTGTCTCTCAGGCCATTTCTGCACAG GAGGCCAACAAGCGCAACAACAACTGGTTACCTCCCCCATGGGCAATAGTTGCTTTGGTTATCCTGGgatttaatgaatttatgacACTTCTAAG AAATCCCTTGTATTTGGGTGTCATCTTTGTTGGTTTTCTTCTCATTAAAGCCCTATGGGTGCAGCTTGATGTTTCGGGTGAATTTCGCAATGGAGCT cTTCCAGGAATCATATCCTTGTCTAGCAAGTTTATTCCAACTATCATGAACCTTATGAAAAAACTAGCAGAGGAGGGACAGAACCCTGCAGCTAACAATCCTCAGAGAACCCCATCAAAAAGCAGTTACAATGAGGGTCATGCCGTGTCATCTAGCGCCTCATCTAACTTGACTAGATTGGACAACGGAACCGAGTATGCGAGTCCATTAAAAGATGAGTAG